In Formosa haliotis, the sequence GAGGCTATTGCTAAAAAAATTGGCTTTCCTGTCTTAATCAAAGCCTCTGCAGGTGGTGGCGGAAAAGGGATGCGCATAGTAGAGAATGAACATGAATTAGAATCTCAAATGAAACGTGCCATAAGCGAAGCCACTTCTGCTTTTGGAGATGGCTCTGTTTTTATAGAGAAATATATTGCCTCTCCCCGACACATCGAAATTCAAGTTATGGCAGATAGTTTAGGGCATACCGTTCATCTGTTTGAGCGGGAATGTAGTATTCAACGTCGCCATCAAAAAGTAATTGAAGAAGCACCATCGTCTATTTTAACTCCAGAATTACGAGACAAAATGGGAGAAGCCGCAAAAAAAGTGGCGAAAGCTTGTAACTATGTTGGTGCTGGAACGGTAGAATTTCTACTTGATGAAAATAATAAGTTTTATTTTCTGGAAATGAATACAAGGCTACAAGTAGAACATCCCGTAACAGAACTAATAACGGGTCTCGACTTGGTAGAACTTCAAATTAAAATAGCTCGGGGAGAATCTTTAAATTTAATTCAAGCCGACTTAGAAATACAAGGACATGCCATGGAATTACGCATCTATGCCGAAGATCCTTTAAATAATTTTCTACCTAGCGTGGGCAATCTAAAAGTATATCAATTACCCGAAGGCGAAAACATACGGGTAGATAATGGTATATTAGAAGGCATGGATGTCCCCATATATTACGACCCCATGTTAGCCAAATTAATCACCTATGGAAAAACCAGAGAAGAAGCCATTTTAACCATGCTAAAGGCTATAAACGATTATAAAATAGAAGGGATTAGCAGCACCTTAACGTTTGGAAAATTTGTGTTTGAAAATGCAGCATTTCGAGAAGGCAATTTCGATACCAATTTTGTAAACATGTATTACGATCCGAAACTATTAATAAAACAAGCAGAAAAAGAAGCCAAACTAGCAGCTATTATTGCTTTAAAGCAATATCAATCGGACTTAAAGCAAGTGAGATTACCTAATCGTTAAACTGAAATTAAAATGGATTCGAAAATAAAAATTTTAACCGATAAACTTGAACAAGCTTACTTAGGTGGCGGAAGTAATCGTATAGAAAAACAACATCAAAAGAAAAAATTAACGGCTCGAGAGCGCGTCAATTATTTATTAGACGATGGATCTTTTGAAGAAATTGGCATTTTAGTTACCCATCGTACCACCGATTTTAACATGGATAAAGAAGTGTATTATGGCGATGGTGTCATTACCGGTTACGGCACAATTAATAACAGACTCACCTATGTATTTGCTCAAGATTTTACCGTTTTTGGAGGTTCGCTATCTGAAACCCATGCCGAAAAAATATGCAAAGTCATGGATCTGGCCTTAAAAATGGGAGCACCAATTGTAGGATTAAACGATTCTGGTGGTGCCCGTATACAAGAAGGCGTACGTTCGTTAGGAGGTTATGCCGATATTTTTTATAAGAATGTGCAGTCTTCAGGAATAATTCCTCAAATATCGGCCATTATGGGACCTTGCGCGGGTGGCGCCGTTTATTCTCCAGCGATGACAGATTTTACTATGATGGTAGAACAAAGCAGTTATATGTTTGTTACCGGACCCAATGTAGTAAAAACAGTGACCAATGAAGAAGTAACATCAGAAGCTCTAGGAGGTGCTCATACCCATGCCACCAAATCTGGTGTTGCCCATACCACTTCTCCAAACGATGTAGAATGTTTAGAAGCGATTAAAAGGTTATTGAGTTATTTACCACAGAATAATACCCGTACTGCAGACCAACTGGATTTTACTTTTCAAGATGAAATTCGAGATGAATTACGATCAATTATTCCAGAAAACGCAAATAAGCCATACGATATGCATCATGTTATAAACGGCATTATTGATACGGATTCCTTTTTCGAAATTCATAAAGATTATGCAGAAAACATCATTGTCGGATTTGCTAGAATTGGTGGCAGAAGCATTGGTATTGTTGCAAACCAACCGTTATTTCTGGCCGGTGTTTTAGATGTAAATAGTTCTAAAAAAGCAGCCCGTTTTACTAGATTCTGCGATAGTTTTAATATTCCTCTTTTAGTTTTAGTTGATGTTCCTGGATTTTTACCTGGAACAGATCAGGAATGGAATGGTATAATTACCAACGGAGCTAAATTATTGTATGCCTTAAGTGAAGCTACCGTACCACGCGTGACATTAATTACCAGAAAAGCCTATGGCGGTGCCTACGATGTTATGAATTCTAAACATATTGGTGCCGATATGAATTTCGCTTGGCCAAGTGCAGAAATAGCGGTTATGGGTGCTAAAGGGGCAAGCGAAATTATTTTTAAAAAGGACATACAAGAGGCAGAAGACCCGATTGCTAAATTGGCTGAAAAAGAAACAGAATACGCAGACACCTTTGCAAACCCGTATCGTGCTGCAAGCCGCGGATTTATAGATGAAGTTATTTTACCGCAAGATAGCCGACGAAAATTACTAAAAGCCTTTAGTATGCTAGAGGATAAAAAAGTAGAGTTACCAAAGCGAAAACATGGGAATATTCCGCTTTAAATCAAGCTATAAATAACATTAAAACATCTAAAGAAAAGTAATATAATTAAAGGCTATTCTTTAGATGCTTTTATTCGCTGTTTTTCGATTTCGAAACGTTGTAAACAATCGTCTAAGGTATTACCATGTGTATGGATACATTCGCAAAAAGCATCACCTAATGCTTCATTTTTAGTCCCTTTAAATTGTGAATTACAATCAGATACTGAGTTTCTTGGCATAACTTCAAAACCAAACTGAGCATAAGCAATTGTTATAACGATACAGAGTAATACTCCACTAAAAAAGATAATGGGAAATTTTTTGGTATAGAGTTTCGGTTTTTGAAACACCCCTCTATTACTATAGTGTTTAAAAGGCAAAATGTATTGCATCCTGTCGTAATGCCAAACCAGAAGAAACAAATTAGCAAGTACCATTAAAGGCGATGTAACCAACGAACCCTCAAACCGTACGGCAAACGATAAAATCCAAATATTTACAATAATGGGAAAATATAAGAGGGCTCCCAAAGTTACCGTCCTCGGAATTAAAAGTAAAACGGCCGCCAAAACTTGTGCATAACCAATACACGTATAATAATAGCCTGTATGATGTAAGGCTTCAAGGTATGCCCCCATAGGATGTAAAACCGAAAGACCACTGGCAAAACGCTCTCCCATAATTTTAACCAAACCCGCAAAAATAAAGGCATACGCCAGACTTATACGGCAAAATATAGAGAAAAGCCAATACCACCTATTTTGTTTTATTTAGTAATAAAACTGTTCGAATCTATCTCGATTAATCCACATGTTATATTAAATACCTTTAAAACACTTTTTAAGTATGGAGATCGTTTACGTATTTTAGTGCGGTTTCAATTACGAATATGTTCCGAAGGAAAATCATACGTACAAAAGCCCACTAACCTTTAATTAATCAACGAATTTAGCATTACTTTTTACATTATTGTAGCCCGTTATTTAATTCCAAATTTCATTTGATGCTGTTAAAATAACAGGATAATTATCAGTTACCAGTATGGTGTGTTCGTGTTGGGTTACATATCCACCTTTATTTCCGACTAAAGTCCAACCGTCATTCAATTCTACAGCAACAGTTGAATGTGTTGATATAAAAGTTTCTATAGCAACTTTAGTTTTAACGCTGTAATTTAAAATATTTTCAGGCTCTTCGTGTAAGTTCCTACCGACTCCATGTCCAGCCAAGTTTCTAATAACTTTAAATCCTGACTTTTTTGCTTCAGTTTCTATTAAATATCCTATTTCAGAAATTCTTACTCCGCCTTTAATATTGTTTATCGCTTTACGTAAAATGTTTTTAGAAGCATCTACTAGAGGTTGGTGATTATGAATGTCCTTTCCAAGGACAAAAGAGCCACCATTGTCAGACCAAAATCCGTTAAGTTCTGCAGAAACATCAATATTAATTAAATCTCCCTCTTTCAATATTTTTTTATTAGATGGTATTCCGTGTGCTGCTTCTTTGTTTATGCTTATACAAGAATAACCAGGAAATCCATAAGTTTCATAAGGTGCAGATTTAGCTCCATAACGCTTTAAAATTTCACCTCCATACTCATCAAGTTCTTTAGTTGACATTCCAACTTTAGCATATTCTCTCATTAATTTTAGTGTAGTTCCAACAACTTCACTAATTTTTTTCATTCCAGTTAATTCAGATTCCTTTGTTATAGACATTCTGTATTTTTTTAATTGATTACAACATCTTTTAACCACCTAAAAAAGCCATAATAAGTCTTTACGACTTCATTAACGGTTTTAAAAACGCCGCAGCCTCCATATGTTTATTACTCATAGCAAAATCGTAAGAGGATTCCCCATCAACATCTACAGCATTAACATCGGCACCGGCATCTAAAAGAATTTTCATAACTTCTATTTGCCCTTCGCCAGCGGCAAACATAATAGGTGTCCATTGCTCATGGTTATCTTTTAAGTTTACTTGTGCTCCAGATTCTACTAAAAGTTTCACTGTTGAAGCAAACGGTCCTGTACATCCGTACATAAGTGCTGTACGATCTGTAGTATCCCTTAAATCTACTGTTGCTCCACTATCCAATAAAGCTTTTACAACAGATGTATGCCCATTAAAAGCGGCTAACATTAAGGTAGTTCTATTTTCTTCACCACTAGTATTTGGGTCGAAGCCTTGACCTAAAGCATAGCTAATTGCCTCTAAATTTCCATTTTGTGCTGCTTCTAACAGTGCTGCAATATCAAAATTTTTCGCATTATCGGCTGGCTTTACTGGAGATTCTATAGTTGTTTCTGTTGTCGTTTGGGTTTCAGATTTATTTTGTCCGCAGGCCATAATGATTAATCCTGCTAATAAGCATATTGAAGTTTTAATACGTTTCATAAGGTGATTTAAGTTTTAGTTTTACTAAAGTATTTAAAAGGGATTAACTCCCCTAACACAATCCGATTTTATTTAAATTTTAGCTTGATACGTATACAAGTCGTAATAGCGTCCTTGAGCAGAAATTAACTCATCGTGTGTACCACGTTCTGCAATACGGCCATCTTCAATTACCAGAATCTGATCGGCTTTACGGATAGTGCTCAAGCGGTGCGCAATAACAATTGTGGTTCTATCTTTAGTTAATTCATTTAAACTTTTCTGAATAAAGCCTTCACTTTCTGTATCTAGGTTCGAGGTGGCTTCATCTAATATAATCACTTTCGGATTGGCTAAAATAGCACGTGCAATAGCGATGCGTTGGCGCTGACCTCCAGATAATTTTACTCCACGCTCCCCTATTAAGGTATCTAATCCGTCATCAAATCTATCTGTAAATTCACTCACATAAGCCGAGTCTACGGCTGCTAGTAACTCAGACTCGGTTGCATCTGGCCTTGGAAATAAAATATTTTCTCTGATGGTCCCTTCAAATAAAAATTCATCTTGTAACACCACTCCCAAATGTTTTCTAAAACTGTTTAGTTTTACTTTAGAAAGGTCGTAACCATCTACCGTTACACTACCCGACTTCGGGTTTAAAAATGTAGCCGATAAGCCAGCAATAGTAGATTTTCCAGATCCTGAACTTCCCACCAGTGCAATTACAGAACCTGAAGGTGCGTTAAAGCTAATGTTGTGTAACACATCTTTTCCAGCCTCGTAAGCAAAGGTTACGTTGTTAAATGCTAAATCGCCTTTTAAAGTTTCTATGTCTATAGTCCGGTGTATATCATCTTCTTCAGCATCCATATTCATAAGTTCTTCCGTACGGTCTAAACCTGCTAAAGCCTCGGTTAGCTGACTTCCAATATTACTCATTTGCACAATTGGTGCAATCATAAACCCAAGTAATAAGGTAAAAAACATAAAATCTCCTATGGTTAATTCGCCTTGCATAATTTTATATCCTCCAATCCCCATAATTCCGGTAGACGCTATTCCTAATAGAAAGGTAGACGAACTCGTCATGAAGGCGGTAGCTGTTAAACTCTTTTTTACATTTTGAAATAATCGATCGACGCCATCCTCAAAAGTTTTGTTTTCCTGAGCTTCTGCATTAAACGCTTTAATTACGCGAACACCAGCTAAAGTCTCTGTTAAACGGCCAGTAACTTCGGCATTAATAACACCACGTTTTCTAAAAATTGGTCGTATGTATTTAAAAGCTTTTAATGCTAAAACACCAAAAACTGCCACAGGAACCAATACAAAAAGTGTCATAGACGGACTTATACGGATGAGTAGAATTAAAGATATTACAGCCGTAAAAGTTCCACCAACAAGCTGTACTAAACCAGTTCCTATTAAATTCCGAACGCCTTCCACATCGGTCATGATTCGAGATACCAATACTCCAGATTTTGTATTGTCGAAAAAGCTAATAGGAAGCGACAACACTTTTTTCTGAACTTTTGCACGTAACTCCGATATTAAATACTGCGCCTGTACACTTAATATTTTAGTCAGTAAAAAAGAGGTTACTGCCTGCACCAAAATAGCACTTCCTACTATAGCTAATAAGGAATATAATTGATCATAATTTTTATTAGGAATCACGTCGTCTAACAATACTTTGCTTTGCCAAGGCAACACCAAACTCGCTAACCGACTAAATACAATAAGGATTAAGCCAATAAATACCAAATTTCGACGC encodes:
- a CDS encoding ABC transporter ATP-binding protein gives rise to the protein MRHYKQAVPDPKKKASKVSMAQAFKTIIWPRRNLVFIGLILIVFSRLASLVLPWQSKVLLDDVIPNKNYDQLYSLLAIVGSAILVQAVTSFLLTKILSVQAQYLISELRAKVQKKVLSLPISFFDNTKSGVLVSRIMTDVEGVRNLIGTGLVQLVGGTFTAVISLILLIRISPSMTLFVLVPVAVFGVLALKAFKYIRPIFRKRGVINAEVTGRLTETLAGVRVIKAFNAEAQENKTFEDGVDRLFQNVKKSLTATAFMTSSSTFLLGIASTGIMGIGGYKIMQGELTIGDFMFFTLLLGFMIAPIVQMSNIGSQLTEALAGLDRTEELMNMDAEEDDIHRTIDIETLKGDLAFNNVTFAYEAGKDVLHNISFNAPSGSVIALVGSSGSGKSTIAGLSATFLNPKSGSVTVDGYDLSKVKLNSFRKHLGVVLQDEFLFEGTIRENILFPRPDATESELLAAVDSAYVSEFTDRFDDGLDTLIGERGVKLSGGQRQRIAIARAILANPKVIILDEATSNLDTESEGFIQKSLNELTKDRTTIVIAHRLSTIRKADQILVIEDGRIAERGTHDELISAQGRYYDLYTYQAKI
- a CDS encoding DoxX family protein, encoding MGERFASGLSVLHPMGAYLEALHHTGYYYTCIGYAQVLAAVLLLIPRTVTLGALLYFPIIVNIWILSFAVRFEGSLVTSPLMVLANLFLLVWHYDRMQYILPFKHYSNRGVFQKPKLYTKKFPIIFFSGVLLCIVITIAYAQFGFEVMPRNSVSDCNSQFKGTKNEALGDAFCECIHTHGNTLDDCLQRFEIEKQRIKASKE
- the map gene encoding type I methionyl aminopeptidase, which codes for MSITKESELTGMKKISEVVGTTLKLMREYAKVGMSTKELDEYGGEILKRYGAKSAPYETYGFPGYSCISINKEAAHGIPSNKKILKEGDLINIDVSAELNGFWSDNGGSFVLGKDIHNHQPLVDASKNILRKAINNIKGGVRISEIGYLIETEAKKSGFKVIRNLAGHGVGRNLHEEPENILNYSVKTKVAIETFISTHSTVAVELNDGWTLVGNKGGYVTQHEHTILVTDNYPVILTASNEIWN
- a CDS encoding acyl-CoA carboxylase subunit beta is translated as MDSKIKILTDKLEQAYLGGGSNRIEKQHQKKKLTARERVNYLLDDGSFEEIGILVTHRTTDFNMDKEVYYGDGVITGYGTINNRLTYVFAQDFTVFGGSLSETHAEKICKVMDLALKMGAPIVGLNDSGGARIQEGVRSLGGYADIFYKNVQSSGIIPQISAIMGPCAGGAVYSPAMTDFTMMVEQSSYMFVTGPNVVKTVTNEEVTSEALGGAHTHATKSGVAHTTSPNDVECLEAIKRLLSYLPQNNTRTADQLDFTFQDEIRDELRSIIPENANKPYDMHHVINGIIDTDSFFEIHKDYAENIIVGFARIGGRSIGIVANQPLFLAGVLDVNSSKKAARFTRFCDSFNIPLLVLVDVPGFLPGTDQEWNGIITNGAKLLYALSEATVPRVTLITRKAYGGAYDVMNSKHIGADMNFAWPSAEIAVMGAKGASEIIFKKDIQEAEDPIAKLAEKETEYADTFANPYRAASRGFIDEVILPQDSRRKLLKAFSMLEDKKVELPKRKHGNIPL
- a CDS encoding ankyrin repeat domain-containing protein encodes the protein MKRIKTSICLLAGLIIMACGQNKSETQTTTETTIESPVKPADNAKNFDIAALLEAAQNGNLEAISYALGQGFDPNTSGEENRTTLMLAAFNGHTSVVKALLDSGATVDLRDTTDRTALMYGCTGPFASTVKLLVESGAQVNLKDNHEQWTPIMFAAGEGQIEVMKILLDAGADVNAVDVDGESSYDFAMSNKHMEAAAFLKPLMKS